The Zygosaccharomyces rouxii strain CBS732 chromosome G complete sequence genome contains a region encoding:
- the SRP21 gene encoding signal recognition particle subunit SRP21 (similar to uniprot|P32342 Saccharomyces cerevisiae YKL122C SRP21 Component of the signal recognition particle (SRP) ribonucleoprotein (RNP) complex that functions in protein targeting to the endoplasmic reticulum (ER) membrane), translating into MSVKPIDSFISQSVGLFEANPSQTTFAISYKNRLPAQLPQVSFKTHNPHLNCHYKFQTCKSKDVSRLLSALGPRGVTVTLGKVERTKKLKKLPKRHRKQSRVKDVVGLSSLMVNTDVKEYVPPAVQETSGASAKPDAKKKKSKSKNKKKR; encoded by the coding sequence ATGTCTGTGAAGCCCATTGATAGTTTCATATCGCAGAGTGTCGGACTGTTTGAAGCTAATCCATCGCAGACGACATTCGCTATAAGCTACAAGAATCGATTGCCTGCACAATTGCCACAAGTTAGTTTCAAGACTCATAATCCACATTTAAACTGTCATTACAAATTCCAAACTTGCAAGAGTAAAGATGTCTCCAGATTGTTGAGTGCATTGGGTCCTAGAGGTGTTACAGTAACACTTGGTAAAGTGGAAAGGACTaagaaactgaaaaaaCTACCCAAGAGACATAGAAAGCAGTCAAGAGTTAAAGATGTCGTCGGGTTGAGTAGTCTAATGGTTAATACTGATGTGAAGGAATACGTACCTCCTGCTGTGCAAGAGACTAGCGGTGCTTCTGCGAAACCTGACgctaagaagaagaaatctaagagcaagaacaagaagaagcgTTAG
- the OAC1 gene encoding Oac1p (similar to uniprot|P32332 Saccharomyces cerevisiae YKL120W OAC1 Mitochondrial inner membrane transporter transports oxaloacetate sulfate and thiosulfate member of the mitochondrial carrier family) — translation MSGAEPPYEEMKRASELSPAQKVSKFGSFVAGGLAACVAVTVTNPIELVKTRMQLQGEMSATNQQVYKNPIQAMVIIFRNEGFVSLQKGLLAAYVYQIALNGSRLGLYEPSRGFVNKIFYPDEEPHKVQNPAINVFCGAAAGVFGAVLGSPLYMVKTRLQSYSSTVSIGEQTRYNGVWDGLKTVYRGEGIKGLFRGIEAAMLRTGVGSAVQLPIYNVVKGFIKDNDLMREGTSLHLTASTVAGIGVGIAMNPWDVILTRIYNQKGDLYKGPIDCFIKTVKIEGPGALYKGFQAQLFRIAPHTILCLTMMEKTMNLVYNIEQRTFA, via the coding sequence ATGTCTGGAGCTGAACCACCCTATGAAGAAATGAAGCGGGCTAGCGAATTGAGTCCAGCCCAAAAGGTATCGAAGTTTGGATCCTTTGTAGCTGGTGGATTAGCGGCATGTGTTGCAGTTACTGTAACAAATCCAATTGAGTTAGTTAAGACAAGAATGCAATTACAAGGTGAAATGTCCGCTACAAATCAACAAGTTTACAAGAATCCAATACAGGCAATGGTAATTATTTTCCGTAATGAGGGCTTTGTATCTCTACAAAAGGGTCTTCTGGCAGCATATGTGTATCAGATTGCATTAAATGGATCACGTTTAGGTCTTTACGAACCTTCAAGAGGATTTGTGAATAAGATCTTTTATCCCGACGAGGAACCTCACAAAGTGCAGAATCCTGCGATTAATGTATTCTGTGGTGCAGCAGCAGGTGTATTCGGTGCAGTGTTGGGGTCTCCATTGTACATGGTTAAGACGAGGCTCCAatcatattcttcaacCGTTTCTATTGGTGAACAAACTCGTTACAACGGCGTTTGGGATGGATTAAAGACAGTTTATAGGGGAGAAGGCATTAAAGGTCTTTTCAGAGGTATTGAAGCTGCCATGCTCAGAACAGGTGTAGGATCTGCCGTACAACTACCTATCTACAACGTCGTAAAAGGTTTCATCAAGGATAACGATCTGATGAGAGAAGGTACGTCATTACACCTTACAGCAAGTACAGTTGCTGGTATCGGTGTTGGTATCGCAATGAATCCATGGGATGTTATCTTGACGAGAATTTACAATCAAAAGGGTGATCTCTACAAGGGCCCAATTGATTGTTTCATCAAAACAGTTAAGATCGAAGGACCAGGAGCACTTTACAAGGGTTTCCAAGCCCAGCTCTTTAGAATTGCTCCTCATACTATCTTGTGTCTGACGATGATGGAAAAAACGATGAACCTTGTTTACAACATCGAACAAAGAACCTTCGCATAA
- the DGR2 gene encoding Dgr2p (similar to uniprot|Q03177 Saccharomyces cerevisiae YMR102C Protein of unknown function transcription is activated by paralogous transcription factors Yrm1p and Yrr1p along with genes involved in multidrug resistance), with product MRSNGISHHEEELSKPTFGEKFGRSSKESDLNLTSDMGKGHHRNHQEKSNLNQEFPADLRPLGFKRHADPELSKTPKQPPASLAKVRERLVKNGGSNGAANAGTTENIIRGVLGLIDRDQFEEYLKNPPYIKLMKKGKNLKQFRRLFLAQELRIQGENVNGTVPTKGEQSDSKAIWVNKFSVNGKYMAAGSKDGSIWIWKVLSSPVERWEMDYKEEIHAAVKRKTSILQQHHNSNLPSNGSSSNLSKKGQKLAEKNGKETEKLSEKLSATNLYAPVFKPQPYRIYREHGSSVLDLDWSQNGFLVSASMDKAVKLWHVEREQSLKTFLHPDFVTCIKFYPLDDRFFVSGCLDHKCRMWSILDDEVIFEFDCEDLITSMVLTPETGDYTILGTFNGYIYILETYGLRLVSSFHVKDKETQNHHVSQGLSPGSKHHHGPRVTYLQYFKSPNDESSKLMTVSNDSRVRIFDLKTKKCVEILRGFESGASQHSAQLVTSSSQAIVVSGSNDHWVYGWKLQSASIPSDKLQRNATSKRSGSIKRSGSLRNLLNKNKSKTVPESSGTDFKNDNNGRHNHRTHNPLNLKNIIKHGHNNGSDQYIKNNYSISFHAHHSPVTTANLAPPETSKALSLSNDLICELSSLLYKNDDELGLVGISKNLQKSSNDTSDDSDVEPTDWDSSINLPNDRVVPSSIDAIGTILITTDTTGLIRIFRADMPSAIRRRVLNRLENPPQNENPHKNKSGSTDSLTSIQNVARSNSLNGGINGLSSPQTANGHNSSTFSPQSASDSFNQPRPPLRNRRSCSVFRNALLSQSNTSIASLKRSSLSSNPGEGDRGRSNSSVGHRLRCDVCGGTKFNLLSRGSFSGRENGYYCTDCSTMNNSFR from the coding sequence ATGAGATCGAATGGAATATCACACcatgaagaagaactgAGTAAGCCAACCTTTGGGGAGAAATTCGGGCGTTCTTCAAAGGAATCAGACTTGAATTTGACATCAGATATGGGAAAGGGACATCATCGAAATCATCAAGAGAAATCTAATTTAAACCAGGAATTCCCAGCTGATCTACGACCACTAGGGTTTAAAAGACATGCAGATCCAGAACTCTCCAAAACTCCAAAGCAACCACCAGCATCGTTAGCCAAGGTTAGAGAGAGACTGGTCAAGAACGGAGGATCGAATGGTGCAGCTAATGCAGGAACGACGGAAAATATAATCAGAGGTGTGTTGGGGTTAATTGATAGAGATCAATTCGAGgagtatttgaaaaatcctCCTTatatcaaattgatgaaaaaggGTAAAAACTTAAAACAGTTTAGAAGGTTATTCTTGGCGcaagaattgagaattCAAGGTGAAAATGTAAATGGGACTGTGCCGACGAAAGGTGAACAATCAGATTCAAAAGCGATCTGGGTTAATAAATTTAGTGTCAACGGGAAATATATGGCGGCTGGTAGTAAAGATGGATCTATATGGATCTGGAAAGTTTTGAGTAGCCCCGTTGAAAGGTGGGAAATGGATTACAAAGAGGAAATCCATGCAGCAGTCAAGAGGAAGACGTCAATTCTCCAGCAACACCACAATTCTAATCTGCCATCTAATggatcttcttccaatttgtCTAAAAAGGGTCAAAAATTAGCTGAAAAAAACGGAAAGGAGACTGAAAAACTGtctgaaaaattgtccGCCACTAACTTGTATGCTCCAGTTTTCAAACCTCAGCCTTATAGAATCTACAGAGAACATGGAAGTAGTGTTCTTGATTTGGATTGGTCCCAGAATGGATTCTTAGTGTCTGCGTCAATGGACAAAGCAGTGAAACTTTGGCATGTTGAACGTGAACAATCTTTAAAGacatttcttcatccaGATTTCGTCACTTGCATCAAGTTTTACCCTCTAGATGATAGATTCTTCGTGAGCGGTTGTTTAGATCATAAATGTCGAATGTGGTCCATTTTAGACGACGAAGTTATATTTGAATTCGATTGTGAAGATCTGATCACTTCGATGGTTCTTACACCGGAAACTGGTGATTATACTATCCTCGGTACATTTAATGGTTACATTTACATCTTAGAGACCTATGGTTTACGTTTAGTGTCGTCTTTTCACGTCAAAGATAAGGAAACCCAAAACCATCATGTTTCCCAAGGGTTATCGCCAGGTTCTAAACATCATCATGGTCCGAGAGTCACGTATTTACAATATTTTAAATCTCCTAATGAtgaatcttcaaaattgatgacTGTTTCTAACGATTCTCGTGTACGAATTTTTGACCTGAAGACTAAGAAGTGCGTGGAGATATTAAGAGGTTTTGAATCCGGTGCATCTCAACATAGTGCCCAATTGGTCACTTCGAGTAGTCAAGCAATTGTCGTATCTGGAAGTAATGATCATTGGGTATACGGTTGGAAGTTACAATCAGCAAGTATTCCAAGCGataaattacaaagaaacGCTACTTCAAAACGTAGTGGATCCATAAAAAGATCGGGTTCACTCAGAAATTTActcaacaagaacaaaagtAAGACAGTGCCTGAATCATCGGGGACTGATTTTaagaatgataataatggtCGTCATAACCATCGCACTCATAATCCATTAAACTTGAAAAACATCATTAAGCATGGTCATAATAATGGTTCCGACCAATACATTAAAAATAACTattccatttcatttcatGCACACCATTCTCCTGTTACTACTGCTAACCTCGCACCACCAGAAACATCGAAAGCATTGTCACTTTCTAACGATTTAATTTGTGAATTGTCATCATTATTGTATaagaatgatgatgagtTAGGCCTTGTGGGAATTTCTAAAAATCTCCAAAAGTCCAGTAATGATACTTCTGATGACTCAGATGTGGAACCAACTGATTGGGATAGCAGCATTAATTTACCTAATGACCGTGTCGTGCCCAGCTCAATAGATGCTATTGGGACCATTTTGATCACAACAGATACGACTGGTCTCATTAGAATTTTCAGAGCCGATATGCCATCTGCTATCCGTCGTAGAGTATTGAACAGATTGGAAAACCCACCCCAAAATGAAAACCCTCACAAAAATAAATCTGGTAGCACAGATTCACTAACAAGCATACAGAATGTGGCTAGGTCAAATAGTCTTAATGGCGGGATTAACGGGTTGAGTTCACCACAAACAGCTAACGGTCACAATTCAAGCACATTTTCACCTCAAAGTGCAAGCGATTCCTTTAACCAACCCCGACCACCTTTAAGAAACCGTAGATCATGTTCAGTTTTTCGTAATGCTTTACTGAGTCAATCCAACACTAGCATCGCTTCGCTTAAAAGAAGCAGTTTGAGTTCTAACCCTGGAGAAGGTGATAGAGGGAGATCGAACAGTTCTGTGGGGCACAGGCTCCGTTGTGATGTTTGCGGTGGTACAAAGTTTAATCTACTGTCTCGCGGATCCTTTTCAGGTCGTGAAAATGGTTACTACTGTACAGATTGCAGTACCATGAATAATAGCTTTCGGTGA
- a CDS encoding putative quinol monooxygenase (similar to uniprot|Q82BJ9 Streptomyces avermitilis SAV5706 Hypothetical protein) yields MVAKVLFAQMKAVAGQQEFVAQALTKMAENVRKEPGNVRFEVYTLPDGTFHVEETYKDEAAFQAHMGTQHGKEFNASIVDKVEGGGSTVVFMTPVSTTQA; encoded by the coding sequence atggttGCTAAAGTTCTTTTCGCTCAAATGAAGGCCGTCGCAGGTCAACAAGAATTCGTTGCCCAAGCTCTAACCAAGATGGCTGAAAACGTCAGAAAGGAACCAGGTAACGTTCGTTTCGAAGTTTACACTTTGCCAGATGGTACTTTCCACGTTGAAGAAACCTACAAGGACGAAGCTGCTTTCCAAGCTCACATGGGTACTCAACACGGTAAGGAATTCAACGCTAGCATCGTCGACAAGGTCGAAGGTGGTGGTTCTACCGTTGTCTTCATGACCCCAGTCTCTACTACTCAAGCTTAA
- the VPH2 gene encoding Vph2p (similar to uniprot|P32341 Saccharomyces cerevisiae YKL119C VPH2 Protein involved in vacuolar H -ATPase assembly or function required for the biogenesis of a functional vacuolar ATPase (V-ATPase) but not part of the final enzyme complex), whose protein sequence is MFQIKLNDQLKRHIEELKKSNASNKELDMILEKDCVSIEALIKMYEDHWQNRVPLSQLLKPLNFQFKPKRIARSDYKPEFKEYLENLKLQQQEKDYQQLISANRELSTYEDEDKPLTPAQINRELKEQVTTVFNILVSVVSVAFAFWYWSGSSSGMALHYRVLISLFFGILILIAEVVVYNSYLQRVSDAKAKEKVKTERTKVVKRIVI, encoded by the coding sequence ATGTTCCAGATAAAGCTCAATGACCAATTGAAAAGGCACATTGAAGAACTTAAAAAGAGCAATGCTAGTAATAAGGAGCTAGATATgatattggaaaaagatTGTGTCTCTATAGAGGCTCTAATTAAAATGTATGAAGACCATTGGCAAAATCGTGTTCCATTATCACAACTGTTGaaaccattgaattttcaatttaaaCCCAAGAGAATTGCCAGATCAGATTACAAACCTGAGTTTAAGGAATATTTAGAAAACTTGAAATTACAGcaacaagagaaagattATCAGCAGTTAATCAGCGCTAATAGGGAATTGAGTACATATGAGGATGAAGACAAACCATTGACACCGGCACAAATTAATCGTGAGTTAAAAGAACAGGTTACCACTGTCTTCAACATTTTAGTTAGTGTGGTTTCAGTTGCATTTGCATTTTGGTACTGGTCAGGAAGTTCAAGTGGGATGGCCTTACACTATCGAGTACTAATAAGCTTATTCTTTGGTatattaatattaattGCAGAGGTAGTAGTTTATAATAGCTATCTACAACGGGTTAGCGATGCAAAGGCCAAAGAGAAAGTTAAAACAGAAAGGACAAAGGTCGTGAAAAGAATTGTCATCTAA
- the SRT1 gene encoding ditrans,polycis-polyprenyl diphosphate synthase (similar to uniprot|Q03175 Saccharomyces cerevisiae YMR101C SRT1 Cis-prenyltransferase involved in dolichol synthesis), producing MRVPGFVRSRIIAPSDPAAAEVSSKVLKQIYPIIDKIVSWLRAFQLFIKLQQLLQNLLINILAAGPVPQHISFIMDGNRRFAKKMNMPVKRGHEAGGVTLLSLCYVLKKMGVRCVSAYAFSIENFNRPPEEVNALTNMFAVKLDEFARKANDYRDPLYQSRLKIVGDHSLISEEMREKIKRVEEMTNDGDEFTLFICFPYTSRNDIWHATQTSVEECVQQSLEPRALTVEEFNKKMYLNDYSHKCDLLIRTSGHLRLSDYMLWQVHESGDIKFSPTLWPDFKFFQLYLMILNWSFFTTIQRYIFHGSKKSQSKPAFWNRKKSSKYSLEDLPAAPVAVSITGERDPS from the coding sequence ATGCGAGTGCCTGGTTTCGTTAGATCGCGTATTATTGCTCCTTCAGATCCAGCAGCCGCCGAAGTCAGCAGCAAGGTTTTAAAAcaaatttatccaattATCGATAAAATAGTATCATGGCTTAGAGCATTCCAGTTATTCATCAAATTACAACAACTGTTACAAAATCTGTTGATCAATATTTTAGCAGCAGGCCCAGTACCGCAACACATTTCGTTTATTATGGACGGTAATAGAAGATTTGCCAAAAAGATGAATATGCCAGTCAAACGAGGTCATGAAGCCGGTGGTGTAACGTTGCTAAGTCTATGTTatgttttgaaaaaaatgggaGTTCGTTGTGTATCAGCATATGCATTTTCCATCgaaaatttcaatagaCCCCCAGAGGAAGTTAACGCATTAACTAATATGTTTGCAGTGAAATTAGACGAGTTCGCTCGCAAAGCTAATGATTATAGAGATCCTCTTTATCAATCTAGATTAAAAATCGTAGGTGATCATTCATTAATATCAGAAGAAATGagagaaaagattaaaagGGTGGAAGAAATGACAAATGACGGCGATGAATTTACGCTTTTCATCTGCTTCCCATATACTTCGAGGAACGATATTTGGCATGCAACTCAAACATCCGTAGAAGAATGCGTACAACAAAGTTTGGAACCTAGAGCTCTAACGGTAgaagaatttaataaaaaaatgtaTTTGAACGATTACTCTCATAAATGTGATCTCTTAATTAGAACCAGCGGCCACTTAAGATTGTCAGATTACATGCTGTGGCAAGTTCATGAAAGTGGTGATATTAAGTTTTCCCCCACTCTGTGGCCcgatttcaaattcttccaattgtatttgatgattttgaacTGGTCTTTTTTTACTACAATCCAGAGATACATCTTTCATGGCTCCAAAAAATCACAGTCTAAACCTGCATTTTGGAATCGCAAgaaatcttccaaatattcgttagaagatttacctGCGGCTCCAGTAGCGGTTTCAATTACAGGTGAACGTGATCCATCTTAG
- the SBA1 gene encoding Hsp90 cochaperone SBA1 (similar to uniprot|P28707 Saccharomyces cerevisiae YKL117W) gives MPLTPEVLWAQRSSDSDAEKNYLLVTIAIPDCEEPKLKLEPNYLEFSAKNKGHVGDEASHQYHLHIDFFKEVVPEKSLHKVENGLSYFLKIYKKDLDAEYWPRLTKEKVKYTNIKTDFNKWVDEDEQETAPADAGDFGDLMGGGTPDLEALKAQLGQTGGLDQGEEEE, from the coding sequence ATGCCATTGACACCTGAAGTACTATGGGCACAGAGATCAAGTGATTCtgatgctgaaaagaaCTACCTATTGGTTACAATCGCAATTCCAGACTGTGAAGAACCTAAGTTGAAATTGGAGCCAAATTACTTGGAATTCAGCGCTAAGAACAAGGGACACGTCGGTGACGAAGCCAGTCATCAGTACCATCTGCACATAGATTTCTTCAAGGAGGTCGTACCTGAGAAATCTTTACACAAGGTAGAGAACGGGTTATCTTATTTCCtaaagatttacaagaaggACTTGGATGCTGAATACTGGCCACGCTTGACCAAGGAAAAAGTTAAATACACTAATATCAAGACCGATTTTAACAAATGGgttgatgaagacgagCAAGAGACTGCTCCTGCCGATGCAGGTGATTTCGGAGATCTAATGGGGGGCGGGACCCCAGATTTGGAAGCTCTTAAGGCTCAATTAGGACAGACCGGTGGATTGGAccaaggtgaagaagaagagtag
- a CDS encoding glucose-6-phosphate 1-epimerase (highly similar to uniprot|Q03161 Saccharomyces cerevisiae YMR099C ORF), producing MSVEDLGDRVVLTHPDDKSNTATILKYGATVFSWKLNGAEQLWLSDAAKLDGSRPVRGGIPLVFPVFGKNTTDDHLSKLPQHGLARNSTWEFLGQTKSNPPTVQFALSPENANKELTQLWPFDFTLLLTVQLGQDYLKTDIEVQNPSTTQELKFNWLFHTYLKIEDIEGTLVSNLTGVKLYDQLLKQSYIDKHPVITVSDETDLIYQNVDENRLIQVVDRGQPVHTVKRHNLPDAVVWNPWTEKAGGMADFEPKDGYLQMVCIEPGHVHDLVTLAPGQSWSAYQLLYKEQLKYQAI from the coding sequence ATGTCTGTAGAAGATCTAGGTGACAGAGTTGTCTTAACCCATCCTGATGATAAGAGCAACACAGctaccattttgaaatatggtGCAACAGTTTTCAGTTGGAAGCTGAACGGGGCTGAACAATTATGGTTATCTGATGCTGCTAAATTAGATGGTAGTAGACCCGTAAGAGGTGGTATTCCATTGGTTTTCCCCGTCTTTGGTAAGAACACTACGGATGATCATTTGAGTAAACTACCACAACACGGGTTGGCAAGAAATTCAACATGGGAATTCCTAGGTCAAACGAAATCGAACCCTCCTACCGTCCAATTTGCATTGTCACCTGAAAATGCCAACAAGGAGTTGACCCAATTGTGGCCGTTTGATTTCACTCTATTGTTAACCGTTCAATTGGGCCAGGACTATTTGAAGACTGACATTGAAGTTCAAAATCCTTCAACAacacaagaattgaaatttaacTGGCTATTCCATACCTATTTGAAGATTGAAGACATCGAAGGCACTCTGGTCTCCAATCTGACAGGCGTAAAACTGTACgatcaattgttgaagCAATCTTATATTGATAAGCACCCTGTGATAACCGTTAGCGATGAAACTGATTTGATCTATCAAAATGTAGATGAAAACCGTTTGATTCAAGTCGTCGACAGAGGACAACCAGTCCATACCGTCAAGAGACATAACCTACCTGACGCTGTCGTTTGGAATCCATGGACTGAAAAAGCCGGCGGTATGGCCGATTTTGAACCAAAGGACGGCTATTTACAAATGGTTTGTATCGAGCCTGGTCATGTTCATGATTTGGTTACTTTGGCACCAGGCCAATCTTGGTCCGCATACCAACTGCTCTACAAAGAACAACTAAAGTACCAAGCAATCTAA
- the MUB1 gene encoding MYND-type zinc finger protein MUB1 (similar to uniprot|Q03162 Saccharomyces cerevisiae YMR100W): MRDSNHRSVLANRPVVTITSTVYDRRALDLNSNVPLINSLNHLTYLTSNSGKVRETIANDGALERLVSILHGCHIPLYGLLQLDLKKISKHRRAKMVSKQKNLAMCAWKWTLAFQCLVLTGTRGTEQIRKKVVLSGVVPVLATVLDNYLLYHKNYDHLKGTKIDVDLRSLDSEQSYRQLRKGEDESFAEYLEYLTGREDLRLSEDPDFISEDLRSISATLPSDFADIWSTFNEHGQSSADENSGGNSNGNDDGLLDKEVSDDTCFMVDEDNKLSISIPRDFFLGRIIPKQDDVIWSLQLLAFISKYTYMKQQLQNVRLIESLSFRSVVERVHKRRNGNNNNKIPTKMCSPVLSPLSNTHEFDIPILEQEEDPFLVELQELANKCKQAQREKEFDGVVPIQNPYQYYNKGLPSPKVSPRIKRENQLVENFKNKWNYKNLVTDLDDETWAYSSLKESLNLFPLVERYTVSSKNPHDMVYWSSVIMRNSCRKNEVTGVRQCANFACGKWEDYPRQFAKCRRCKRTKYCSRDCQLKAWTYHRYWCHEVGSGMNTAASNTGANTPGGSTASSSAHVPTGHNGTIMAIGNTNGTITDTEVTGTDAGVTGLGVHLRGANVGQTTDVTTTITNNVGVNRTTAIAATNATTTNTTNNSTDINNDRNSTNNPGMGTTRRIPNVALDQEDDMITTDDNDNDNFT, encoded by the coding sequence ATGAGAGATTCTAATCATAGGTCAGTGCTGGCCAATAGACCTGTGGTTACTATAACGTCTACAGTTTATGACCGTAGAGCATTAGATCTCAATTCAAACGTCCCACTGATAAATTCGTTAAACCACTTGACATATTTGACTTCGAATTCAGGCAAGGTCAGAGAAACTATTGCGAATGATGGTGCACTGGAGAGATTAGTGTCAATTCTACATGGCTGTCATATCCCACTCTATGGTCTTTTACAgttggatttgaaaaaaatcagtAAACATAGACGTGCAAAGATGGTTTctaaacaaaaaaatttagcCATGTGTGCATGGAAATGGACTTTAGCATTTCAATGTTTGGTGTTAACGGGTACTAGGGGTACTGAACAAATTAGGAAAAAGGTCGTTTTATCAGGAGTAGTGCCTGTATTGGCAACGGTATTGGACAACTATTTATTATATCATAAAAATTACGATCATTTGAAAGGAACGAAAATCGATGTGGACCTAAGATCTTTGGATTCGGAGCAAAGTTATAGACAGCTAAGgaaaggtgaagatgagtCTTTTGCCgaatatttggaatatttAACAGGTCGTGAAGACTTAAGATTATCTGAAGATCCGGATTTTATCAGTGAAGATTTACGAAGTATTTCAGCTACTTTACCGTCAGATTTCGCAGATATCTGGTCAACTTTCAATGAACACGGTCAAAGTTCTGCTGATGAAAATTCCGGGGGCAACTCCAATGGTAACGATGACGGATTGTTGGATAAAGAAGTTTCGGATGACACTTGCTTTATggttgatgaagataataaACTATCGATTTCAATACCCCGAGACTTCTTCCTGGGGAGAATTATACCTAAACAAGATGATGTTATCTGGTCATTGCAACTATTGGCATTTATCTCCAAATATACCTATATGAAACAACAGTTACAAAACGTTCGGCTGATAGAATCTTTATCGTTTAGATCGGTTGTAGAACGAGTTcacaaaagaagaaatggtaacaacaataataagaTACCAACTAAGATGTGTTCACCTGTATTATCTCCGCTCAGTAATACACATGAATTTGATATCCCCATACTGGAGCAAGAGGAGGATCCATTTTTAGTGGAATTGCAAGAATTGGCCAATAAATGTAAGCAAGCACAAAGGGAAAAGGAATTCGATGGCGTGGTACCCATACAAAACCCATATCAATATTATAATAAGGGTCTTCCCTCACCAAAAGTATCTCCAAGAATTAAGAGGGAAAACCAATTAgtggaaaattttaaaaataaatGGAATTATAAAAACTTAGTAACGGATTTGGATGATGAGACTTGGGCTTATTCTAGTCTGAAGGAGAGTTTAAATTTATTTCCCTTGGTGGAAAGGTATACGGTTAGTTCAAAAAATCCTCATGATATGGTTTATTGGAGTTCTGTTATCATGAGAAACTCTTGCAGGAAAAATGAGGTTACAGGTGTAAGGCAATGTGCAAACTTCGCTTGCGGTAAATGGGAAGATTATCCAAGACAATTTGCCAAATGTCGTCGATGTAAGCGTACCAAATATTGCTCTAGAGATTGTCAATTAAAGGCTTGGACTTATCACAGGTACTGGTGTCATGAAGTTGGCTCAGGGATGAATACAGCAGCAAGTAATACAGGTGCTAATACACCTGGTGGTTCTACAGCTTCAAGTAGTGCACATGTGCCTACAGGTCATAATGGTACTATCATGGCAATTGGTAATACTAATGGAACAATAACAGATACTGAAGTTACAGGCACAGATGCAGGCGTTACAGGTCTAGGTGTTCACCTTCGAGGTGCCAATGTAGGTCAAACAACGGATGTCACTACGACAATCACAAACAATGTTGGCGTGAATAGAACTACTGCTATTGCTGCTACTAATGCTACAACTACCAATACCACTAATAATAGTACTGATATTAACAATGATAGAAATTCTACCAATAATCCGGGTATGGGGACAACAAGACGGATCCCCAACGTAGCTTTGGATCAAGAGGATGATATGATAACGACCGACGACAACGACAACGATAATTTTACCTAG